One segment of Candidatus Margulisiibacteriota bacterium DNA contains the following:
- a CDS encoding ferrous iron transport protein A, translating to MQLTELGKKEKVRIVKINRQGRTDIAVRLTDMGLVKGVQLELIRRAPLGDPLEIKTGNFLLLSLRREEAEIIEVEKL from the coding sequence ATGCAGCTAACTGAACTGGGCAAAAAAGAGAAAGTCCGTATCGTCAAAATCAACCGACAGGGACGCACGGACATCGCGGTGCGGTTGACCGATATGGGGCTGGTCAAAGGCGTTCAGCTGGAGCTGATCCGCCGCGCACCGCTGGGCGATCCGCTGGAGATCAAGACTGGCAATTTTCTTTTGCTTTCGCTGCGGCGCGAAGAGGCCGAAATTATCGAGGTGGAAAAGCTATGA
- the feoB gene encoding ferrous iron transport protein B has translation MKKPESKKILVALAGNPNSGKTSLFNSIVGTHLKVGNYPGVTIEKTEGALKYGGYKIIFVDLPGTYSLSPYSPEEVITRNFIVEEKPDVVLNVVDGTNLERNLYLTTQIMELGANMLIALNMYDEVLQQGTKIDFKHLQKMLGCHIVPTIATRKDGLDKLLEHIVKIHERKIIIAKNKLVYDPQEKDPAVLAESRYAFINGAVKETVEYLDKPLKTITDWIDAVFINRLLGIPIFLFIMWAIFQLTFKLGEYPMGWIESVIVFLSEFVSGVLPEGWFSSLLVDGIIAGVGGVISFLPNILLLFLGISFLEATGYMARAAFVVDKLMHKIGLHGKSFIPMLTGFGCSVPAFMACRTLKNPADRITTMLIIPFMSCGAKLPVHLLLIGAFFPEHMSGNVLFGVYMFGILMALLSAFFLKKFLFKGESEPFVMELPPYRAPTFSYLLIQMWIKAQLYLKKAGTIILLVSVIMWGLTTFPSLPEDHPGEMSQIEYSLAGRAGKLIEPVIKPLGFDWKIGIALVSGVAAKEVVVSTLGTIYALDDADIEDEEATALKDRISSDPIFTLPTVLALLVFVLLYVPCLAATAVFHKEAGSWHYTALYFGYTCGVAWLAAFIVQRLSSLFF, from the coding sequence ATGAAAAAACCGGAAAGCAAAAAAATATTGGTCGCGCTGGCCGGTAATCCCAATAGCGGCAAGACTTCGCTTTTTAACAGCATTGTCGGCACGCATCTCAAGGTCGGCAATTATCCGGGGGTCACGATCGAGAAAACCGAAGGCGCGCTCAAATACGGCGGCTACAAAATAATTTTCGTCGATCTGCCGGGCACTTATTCGCTCTCGCCTTATTCGCCGGAAGAAGTCATCACGCGCAATTTTATCGTCGAGGAAAAGCCCGATGTCGTGCTGAATGTTGTGGACGGCACCAATCTGGAGCGCAATCTGTATCTCACCACGCAGATCATGGAGCTGGGCGCCAACATGCTTATCGCGCTCAATATGTACGACGAAGTTTTGCAACAAGGCACCAAAATTGACTTCAAGCATTTGCAGAAAATGCTCGGCTGTCATATCGTCCCGACCATTGCCACGCGCAAAGACGGCCTCGACAAGCTGCTGGAGCATATCGTTAAAATACACGAGCGGAAAATCATCATTGCCAAAAACAAACTGGTCTACGACCCGCAGGAAAAAGATCCGGCGGTTTTGGCGGAAAGCCGCTATGCTTTCATCAACGGCGCGGTCAAGGAAACCGTCGAATATCTCGACAAGCCGCTCAAAACAATTACGGACTGGATCGACGCTGTTTTTATCAATCGGCTGCTGGGCATTCCGATTTTCCTGTTTATCATGTGGGCGATTTTTCAGCTGACTTTCAAGCTCGGCGAATATCCGATGGGCTGGATCGAGTCCGTGATCGTTTTTCTCAGCGAGTTTGTTTCCGGCGTTTTGCCGGAAGGCTGGTTCTCCTCTCTGCTGGTCGACGGCATCATCGCCGGGGTAGGCGGCGTAATCAGTTTCCTGCCGAATATTTTGCTGCTCTTTTTGGGCATTTCTTTTTTGGAAGCGACTGGCTACATGGCGCGCGCGGCTTTTGTTGTGGATAAACTCATGCACAAGATCGGGCTGCACGGCAAATCTTTTATTCCCATGCTGACCGGTTTCGGCTGTTCGGTGCCGGCTTTCATGGCCTGCCGCACGCTCAAAAATCCCGCCGACCGCATCACCACCATGCTGATCATTCCCTTTATGTCCTGCGGCGCTAAACTGCCGGTGCATTTGCTGCTCATCGGCGCGTTTTTTCCAGAACATATGAGCGGCAATGTGCTGTTTGGCGTTTACATGTTCGGAATTCTGATGGCGCTGCTGTCCGCTTTTTTCTTAAAGAAATTTTTATTCAAGGGCGAGTCCGAGCCTTTTGTCATGGAGCTGCCGCCTTACCGCGCGCCGACGTTTTCTTATCTGCTGATCCAGATGTGGATCAAAGCCCAGCTCTATCTTAAAAAAGCCGGCACGATCATTCTGCTGGTGTCGGTCATCATGTGGGGGCTGACAACTTTCCCGTCCCTGCCGGAAGATCATCCGGGCGAAATGTCGCAGATCGAATACAGTCTGGCGGGACGCGCCGGCAAGCTCATTGAACCGGTGATCAAACCGCTGGGCTTTGACTGGAAGATCGGCATTGCGCTGGTGAGCGGCGTGGCCGCCAAGGAAGTGGTAGTCTCCACGCTCGGCACGATCTACGCGCTGGACGACGCGGACATCGAAGACGAAGAAGCTACCGCTCTGAAAGACCGGATCAGCAGCGATCCTATCTTCACGCTGCCGACTGTTTTGGCGCTGCTGGTCTTTGTTCTGCTCTATGTACCGTGTCTCGCCGCAACCGCGGTCTTCCACAAAGAAGCCGGTAGCTGGCATTACACCG